One segment of Acidobacteriota bacterium DNA contains the following:
- the yidD gene encoding membrane protein insertion efficiency factor YidD, which produces MTTFWRVVASPARFYKRFISPFMPPACRFQPTCSVYAAEAIETHGLLGFWLAIKRILKCHPFHPGGYDPVPPATRDEDHTA; this is translated from the coding sequence ATGACTACCTTCTGGCGTGTCGTCGCCTCACCCGCACGCTTCTACAAGCGATTCATCTCGCCTTTCATGCCACCAGCCTGCCGTTTCCAGCCGACCTGTTCTGTCTATGCGGCGGAAGCGATCGAAACCCACGGACTGTTGGGTTTCTGGCTGGCCATCAAGCGTATCCTCAAGTGTCATCCGTTCCACCCCGGCGGCTACGACCCCGTCCCACCGGCGACCCGCGACGAAGACCACACAGCCTGA
- a CDS encoding alpha/beta hydrolase: MKTDQGWTKSADGNRLFWRRHSPEGDPRAALLIVHGLAEHTGRYVHVLDHFAEAGFDCWAHDYRGHGRSPGLRVHVDSFDEFLTDLAAVRTLVGEAQPDLPLFLVGHSQGGLITLRDALIHPTGLAGIVVSSPFLGVHPSAAPPPALHMVANIVSTFVPKLMFSKPAEPSALSHDPAVPEAYINDPLVSDTVSARWFTSVLRAHADTLARAPSLTLPTLVMQSGDDLLADPAATRRWVANAPDHLVDYVEWDGLYHEMFNEPEKEEVFDRMEAWLAKRIEG, translated from the coding sequence GTGAAAACAGATCAGGGATGGACAAAGAGTGCCGACGGCAATCGACTCTTCTGGCGTCGCCACTCGCCCGAAGGCGACCCTCGCGCAGCGCTGCTCATTGTCCATGGACTCGCCGAGCACACGGGCCGTTATGTCCATGTTCTCGATCATTTCGCCGAGGCCGGTTTCGACTGCTGGGCGCACGACTATCGGGGTCACGGCCGGAGCCCCGGACTTCGGGTGCACGTGGATTCTTTTGACGAATTCCTGACCGATCTCGCTGCCGTCCGCACGCTGGTCGGCGAGGCGCAACCCGACCTGCCGCTCTTTCTGGTTGGCCACTCCCAGGGAGGGCTGATCACGCTCCGAGACGCCCTGATCCACCCGACTGGGCTCGCGGGAATCGTCGTGTCGTCACCCTTCCTCGGCGTCCACCCGAGCGCGGCTCCACCGCCAGCCCTGCACATGGTGGCGAACATCGTCTCGACGTTCGTACCCAAGCTGATGTTTTCGAAACCTGCGGAGCCGAGCGCGCTCAGTCACGACCCGGCGGTTCCCGAGGCCTATATCAACGATCCGCTGGTCAGCGACACCGTGTCGGCCAGGTGGTTCACCTCGGTCCTGAGAGCGCACGCCGATACCCTGGCCCGGGCACCTTCGCTTACCCTGCCAACCCTGGTGATGCAGTCAGGCGACGACCTCCTCGCCGACCCGGCTGCAACCAGAAGATGGGTCGCAAATGCGCCTGATCATCTGGTCGATTACGTCGAATGGGACGGGCTGTACCACGAAATGTTCAACGAGCCGGAGAAGGAGGAGGTCTTCGATCGGATGGAGGCGTGGTTGGCGAAGCGGATTGAGGGCTAG
- a CDS encoding RidA family protein, with the protein MSQQREVIATTEAPGAVGPYSQAISTDGFVFTAGQIAINPASGKIEAETIEDQTRQVLSNVDAVLRAAGSGLHRVVKMTVFMTDLGDFQAMNGIYAEFFPSEPPARSAVQVAALPLGVQIEMEAVALAG; encoded by the coding sequence ATGAGTCAACAACGTGAGGTCATCGCTACCACCGAGGCACCGGGTGCGGTCGGACCCTACTCTCAAGCCATCTCCACTGACGGATTCGTGTTCACCGCCGGACAGATCGCGATCAATCCCGCGTCCGGAAAGATCGAGGCAGAGACGATCGAGGACCAGACCCGCCAGGTTCTCTCGAACGTCGATGCGGTGCTGCGTGCCGCCGGCAGCGGACTCCATCGAGTCGTCAAAATGACTGTTTTCATGACCGATCTCGGAGATTTCCAGGCGATGAACGGGATCTACGCCGAATTCTTCCCCTCTGAACCGCCGGCGCGTTCGGCAGTCCAGGTCGCCGCCCTCCCGCTCGGCGTCCAGATCGAAATGGAAGCGGTAGCCCTGGCGGGCTGA
- the asnA gene encoding aspartate--ammonia ligase yields MNDKKADLAGPGISTYEEVAKILPTDYEPLQKPLERMKAVYEAKQFIEKGLAEELNLTMVQVPLIVDRDSGVNDYLDRDGSRTPVDFQCGLGLETPIQAQVVQAATKWKRMALAQFGCEVGEGINTDMRAVRKDYFLDHDHSSYVDQWDWEKVITPEQRNLDYLTETVKKIWKVIYGAGQHVRELFPELRNDRYPDFPEELTFIHAEEILERYPDLPRKQRETKIIQEYPAIFIYGIGWPLADGYPHEMRAADYDDWVTETTSADGRPMHGLNGDILVWNPVTRRRHELSSMGIRVTKDTMKVQLEMSGQLDFLELPYHQAILNDEIPLSIGGGIGQARTYMYLLRTAHLGEVTVTVWPKQLKEICAARNIHVLE; encoded by the coding sequence ATGAACGACAAGAAAGCAGATCTCGCCGGTCCGGGAATCAGTACTTACGAGGAGGTGGCGAAGATCCTGCCCACCGACTACGAGCCGCTTCAGAAACCTCTCGAACGCATGAAAGCGGTGTACGAGGCCAAGCAGTTTATTGAGAAAGGCCTTGCCGAGGAGCTGAACCTGACAATGGTCCAGGTGCCACTGATCGTCGACCGCGACAGTGGAGTCAACGACTACCTCGATCGAGACGGATCACGGACCCCTGTCGACTTTCAATGCGGGCTCGGTCTCGAGACTCCGATACAGGCTCAGGTCGTGCAGGCGGCCACCAAATGGAAGAGGATGGCGCTCGCCCAATTCGGTTGTGAGGTGGGTGAGGGCATCAACACTGATATGCGTGCGGTGCGCAAGGACTACTTCCTCGACCACGATCATTCGTCCTACGTTGACCAGTGGGACTGGGAAAAGGTCATCACCCCCGAGCAGCGAAATCTCGACTATCTGACCGAGACAGTCAAAAAGATCTGGAAGGTCATCTACGGCGCAGGCCAGCATGTCAGGGAGCTGTTTCCGGAGCTCAGGAACGACAGATACCCGGATTTTCCCGAAGAACTTACCTTTATTCACGCTGAAGAAATCCTTGAGCGCTACCCCGATCTGCCGCGAAAGCAGCGCGAGACCAAGATCATTCAGGAGTATCCGGCGATATTCATCTACGGCATCGGCTGGCCGCTCGCCGACGGCTATCCGCACGAGATGCGGGCGGCCGACTACGACGACTGGGTCACAGAGACCACATCGGCTGACGGCCGACCGATGCACGGCCTCAATGGCGACATCCTGGTCTGGAACCCGGTCACCAGGCGGCGCCACGAGCTCAGCTCGATGGGGATTCGAGTCACCAAGGACACGATGAAGGTGCAGCTCGAAATGAGTGGTCAGCTCGACTTCCTCGAACTGCCATATCACCAGGCGATCCTCAACGACGAGATTCCGCTCTCGATCGGTGGCGGCATCGGCCAGGCTCGAACGTACATGTACCTCCTTCGTACGGCTCACCTCGGCGAGGTGACAGTCACCGTGTGGCCGAAGCAACTGAAGGAGATATGTGCGGCGAGGAACATACACGTTCTCGAGTGA